Genomic DNA from Desulfonema ishimotonii:
GCCCCTTAAAACGGAGGATATTATGAAGGAGAACCGAATCTACAATTTTAACCCCGGACCGGCGGCCCTGCCCCTGCCTGTACTTGAAGAAATTCAGGAATCTTTTCTGAACTTCGCCGGTTCCGGTATGTCCATCACAGAGGTCAGCCACCGTTCCAAAGGGTTTGACGATGTTATCAACGATGCCGTGGCGCGGACCAAACGCCTTCTGAACCTGGGCGACAGCCACCATGTCCTTTTTCTACAGGGCGGTGCCAGCACCCAGTTCTGCATGATTCCCATGAACCTGCTGCCCGAAGGCCAGTCCGCTGACTACGTCAACACCGGGACATGGTCCACCAAGGCCATCAAAGAGATTCAGATTCAGGGCAAAAATGTGAATGTCGTGGCCTCATCCGAGGATAAGAACTTCTCCTATATTCCCGAAAATATTGCGTTCAACAGTGATGCGGCCTATGTTCACATCACCTCCAACAACACCATCAAGGGCACCCAGTGGGCCGAATTCCCGGACACGGGCGATGTGCCGATTATGGCGGACATGTCTTCGGATATTATGAGCCGTCCCTTTGACGCCAGCCGTTTCGGCATGATCTACGCGGGTGCGCAGAAAAATATCGGTCCGTCCGGGGTCTGCATGGTCATCATCCGGGACGACATGCTGGCGCGGGTGCCGGAGAACATCCCCACCATGCTGAAGTACACCACCCATGTGAACAAAAACTCCATGTTCAACACCCCGCCCTGCTTTGCCATTTACACCGTGCAACTGGTGCTGAAATGGCTGGAGGAGACCGTGGGCGGCCTGGACAAGATGGCTGAAATCAACGACAAAAAGGCCGATCTGATTTACGGGTTCCTTGACGCCAGCGACTTTTACAGGGCCACTGCCGCAGAAGGCAGCCGTTCCAAAATGAACGTCACCTTCCGCCTGCCCGACGAGGATCTGGAAAAGCAGTTTATCCAGGCCGCAATGGAAAACGGTCTGGGCGGCCTCAAGGGACACCGCTCGGTCGGTGGCTGCCGCGCCTCCGTTTACAACGCTGTCGGGCTGGATGCGGTTGAGGCCCTGGTCGATTTTATGAAGACATTTGAGAAAAAGAACGGCTGAAAAAGCAGGTGAATGCAGCTGCTTAACGGCAGGGCTGCATTCCCGCCTCATTGTGCTGAAATTCCGTAGCTGATAAAAACCCCGTTGTGTCTTTCGCAGACGCAGCGGGGTTTGTTTTTTCGGGTGCCGTAAGCGCGCATTTGAGAAGCCCCGAAGGGGCAGAATATTAAAGCCCGGGGCGAAGCCCTGGGACGCAACCACCCGAAATCATTCAGCGGATTATGAAAGGCGGCATTCCGGAATCATCTTTAATCCGCCCTTTCAGGGCTTGTGAATGTGTTCTGCCCTGTTCCCAGGCCGTTGGCCTGGGCTGTAATATTCCGCCCCTTCGGGGCTTTTCAGATGCCCGCATGTTATCGCCGGGGAATGAATCCCCCGGCTAAAAGCCGAACCGCCCTGAAGGGCGCTCAAATCAGATTCCCCATTGGATAACGAAAACAAAATCACAGGAAATCACCAGCGGGCTTCAGCCCGGTTCCGCTGTCAGCCCGGTGATTTATTACCGGACGTCGGGCAGGCGTGGCGGGGGCAGATCGCTTTTTTTAATCC
This window encodes:
- the serC gene encoding 3-phosphoserine/phosphohydroxythreonine transaminase — its product is MKENRIYNFNPGPAALPLPVLEEIQESFLNFAGSGMSITEVSHRSKGFDDVINDAVARTKRLLNLGDSHHVLFLQGGASTQFCMIPMNLLPEGQSADYVNTGTWSTKAIKEIQIQGKNVNVVASSEDKNFSYIPENIAFNSDAAYVHITSNNTIKGTQWAEFPDTGDVPIMADMSSDIMSRPFDASRFGMIYAGAQKNIGPSGVCMVIIRDDMLARVPENIPTMLKYTTHVNKNSMFNTPPCFAIYTVQLVLKWLEETVGGLDKMAEINDKKADLIYGFLDASDFYRATAAEGSRSKMNVTFRLPDEDLEKQFIQAAMENGLGGLKGHRSVGGCRASVYNAVGLDAVEALVDFMKTFEKKNG